The following nucleotide sequence is from Pseudomonas putida S13.1.2.
TGCGCTTGAAGACGAGTTCCATGTCATAAGGGGCCACTAATGACATGCACAAGCGTGACGTTTCTGACGGGACGCAACGGCGACCTGTTTGATAGGCGCTAGTGCCCATCCATTGGCAATGGCCATCAGTTTCTCATCAAGATTGTTCGGTGGATCTTCATCATAGTGGCTGGGAATGTATTCCGGGTGATTGTGATGGTGGTAGCTGATGTGGGAGCAGGCGAAAAACCGGACTCAGCTGTCACCCTGAGGCATTGGTGTGCCGTTGTTAAGTCTGGTGAGCAAGTTCTTCGTATTCGCAATGGTCGTGACATTTTGTGCCTGGCGCATCGCGAGCATTCGGCCCCATTGTGCCTGGCGCCTGGGTGGCAGGGTTTGTTGGTTTTACGTCCCGGGTTGCAAGTGCTCAGTGGAAGTGCCTGGGTGCTCCCGTTGTCGCAAATGAGTCTTTTCAAATTGCAGTTTTTTATCGATCAGGGGGGCGTGACTGGGGTGCGGCCTGCTCGAAGCGAGCCCTGGGCCGTGCTGAGCGAAGGTCGTAGCCAGGGAGGGGCGGCACCGGGCCTGGAATCCTGGTATCTCAGCCTTGCGTTGCAGGGTGATGTGGCCTATCGAGCTTTCGCCTGGCATTTGCGCAGTAGTGAGAGTTATCAACTGCTCGGTTTTTTGTTGGAGCAAGGTTCGGGTAGGGAAAAGCTTCAAGACCTTGCGGGTCGTTATGGCGTATCGGTCTCGCACTTCAGAAGGCTTTGCCG
It contains:
- a CDS encoding helix-turn-helix domain-containing protein, with product MSLFKLQFFIDQGGVTGVRPARSEPWAVLSEGRSQGGAAPGLESWYLSLALQGDVAYRAFAWHLRSSESYQLLGFLLEQGSGREKLQDLAGRYGVSVSHFRRLCRQALGGAAKSELRGWRTARALLSMAEGAASLTDVALEFGYASSSHFSKEIRELVGVAPSSLIDITRLSSE